ATGTGAGTgaaaacatcttttttttaaagacaagttaaagaaaataatttatgggctcACAATAATctcttgacaaaaaaaaaaaaaatcgtgaaaataagaaaaacacaAGCACAATAGAAAAACCCAAGTAATTTTAGCAAAGAAGATATTATTTATCTGATCTCATGTAAAGCATGCTcatcttttaattatttattatggtAGGGAGTAATGACTTTTAATGGTAAATCCAAAAATTGATCTATTAAGAGTTGGTTGAAAAACCTAGTGTACTTCGTTCATCAAAAAGTTACTATCATATTATAAATGcatgttttcatttaaaattgcTGTGAAAAGAGATGAAGTCATAGGTTGAAGTACAAAAGGACCATCAAATCTAACATTCCTTAAATATGAATTTGTAACGgacatttagcaaaaaaattctgttgTAATCAAAAATCACTTTGATGAAACCTGCTTCCTTATCATACACAAAGTAATGGTACAGGAAGTGTGATGTGGCCATTATATACATCAGCTCAAAACAATAGCTAGTTCTACACATAACCATCAAGGAATGATGGTAACAAGAAACAAACATTGCTACTGGAGTTCTGGTCCTACACCTAGACTTTCAGCAGAGAACTGAAGCACAAGTGTCTACCAATCCTATACTTAGACCTTCGGCTAGATGTTAAATGCAAAAACGTAGGTtaaaaagtagagaaaatatgAGGATATCTGTACTAAATCTACTTGAGGAGTCCTAATATCATCAGATGATGATCAGTGTCACTGCACAGGTTTCTTGTCCCTTCTGTCTTTCAAATAGAAGGTGCTCTTGTTCTCTCTGTTTTGGTTGTCTAAGTTGGGAGGAAAAAAAGGATTCTTTAACTGCTGGGAAGTTGAAATGAATCAACGCATAGACATCAAAGTACgaattctcttttctctctctgccTTCTTAGCACTTGGGGTTCTCTTTAGCTTCTGCAGTTCCTCCATCACCACTTTCTCAACAGTGTCAATCGAGTTTAAAAGTTTCTTCTGAGGTGTGAGAAACTCTGATTCTCCAGCATTCTGATTAGTGATTCCGAGCAGAATCTTTGGCACTTTACCAACAGCAGGTGTACGAGGCTTGACACCAACAGCTAGACTTGGAGAGACCATAGATATGTTGTGCTTGAGTTGAGCACTAGACTGTGTTACAGAAGGGTCAAGAACCCTTTGGCCCTCAGGTACAGTACTCTCAATTTGTTGGCCTTCGACATCTCCCAATCGAGCTCTTGTCCTTTCAATTGCCTAACACAAGAAATGCAACCCACTCACAATCAGCATAAATACAAACCATTTATTTGAAACTCAAGAATCATGATAACATAACAATCtagattatgaaaaataaaattttgaacatccCAACAAAATAAAGGGGCAAACAGCCCTTCAAGATATTTCATGTATATGGCAATCGTATGTTAGGAAATTGTTATGACTCGTGGGCATGTGGAGTTAGAAGAAAGGGCTGAGCCGAATAGTGGCTAACATGGGCCAAGTGATAGAGATTGCCTCAAGTAGTAGTTATCGTGTGTTAggataaattgttatttgaattcaattaagTTATTGTTAGGATAGGGTCTATCTTGTGATAGAACTCTATTAGGAGTTATCTTGATTTCCATTCTAGTGTATTTAAGCATTAAGGATGAATAACATGAGGCAAGAAGAATTTAACCCAAAcactcttttcttccttttattctAGGAGGGTAGTCGCCTCGAATACGACTAAACCATTCTATTATTTGCAATTTACTGCAGAAATGTGCCCTTGAAATCTTATTGTATGATACTATGTATGACtttatgtatgatattatgttatgattaataaagtcgtttttattattatctaaaataatagtaacatgaatatttgaataTTATCATATaatccatgagatgcatagtatgtgatttatgtgatttagtcacaaaagatataaatcacaaattctttgtaaattcaaaattttagttcgtagtcggtgataaaattggacatttcatctatgaagactataacatatcaactaagataatTTATCTTAATCATGAAAATTGAGActtttagttgatatgttgatatgtcttaagtgttaagacatattgaactgaactgttgtgagatttattattctactaacaactatcaaatgaataataaatctcacgacttctatttacataaactctcaatcctgagagaataataaaCCTAATCATGAAGTGTAAGTTGCTTtaatatatcaagagtgagatctaaagtcacgatcaaaacctctATATATTAGGCAGCCACATTTAATGTTGAaagaacatatattctcaagatgaaattcataatcttttaacggagatataaaatattctcttaaGATAAGTTTAATAGGTTTAATTATTCaaagtgttaggcctaaccactttaataagaaattactaaagtatatatttatgaaattaaattttataaatatatgatgaataacttaaaggattaaaccaagtactcaaatattaaaatataataattttcaaagtatcagtcaacattcatgactttatattactacgaatattttaatgaaagggttgaatgtataataaaatcttgagatataatttattaataagacctagagagcaattatatttatatagtggtattaaatataattaatgataattttaGACTTGTTAAGAGTTGATAAAAAGGCCTGAAACCCATTGAaactagtgtcttatttgtctCTTTtagtcccactccaagccatatactaaagcccaattgaaATGGCCTAAAAGACTAGCCCAATTAAataatcagttatatataaaaaaagaaatctacaGAATTTTGCAATGTATAAGTAAGATATGAAAATTGtatgtatgtgagtgtaagcaactctcttattctcccttgaacacacgtataaactaattgagagaccaTACTTCTTGGGGAAATTGGAGTGATGATTAAAAGtattcccaagtacttctaatttttagttttgaatttcaccgcactAAAGTACGCTCttttattcttaaattctaaaatttacatagtaaatGTTATCATTTGTGAAtaaagtagatccgttaattttccaCTGCGTATATTTTGTATGCAAtacaaactatgtttttccTACGTCCTAGAGCATTACAGATATTAAATCTCACCCTCTCCGGTACAACTACATCAAGAAGTTGGTTTGGCCTCACAGACAAACAGGAGAATTCTTAGTAGGGAAAGCTTACTCTTTACTAAACTCGACAACACACATACAGCAAGGACAGCATTCAATTTTACATTGGTCACTCCTTTAGAAGCTTAAGATAGGCTACAAATGTATTATCTTCATTTGGAAGCTCTGAACAATGCCCTCCCAGTTAAGCAACAACTCAGAGACAAATTGAACACCTTTCTGTTTCTGTGCAAAAGAAACAGCACTGTAGAACAGTTTGGCTTGGATCCTCACTTACAATAAGAAAATACCACATACTTTATCCGTCTCTAAAGGACTGGATAATAAAGACAATCTGTGCCTAATATATAAAATCCCTCTAGCACATTTGATCAGCACATACAATTCAATCCCCTCTTCAATTTTACACAATGCATCCTACCTGCTTAGTTCCATTTAGATAGCACGGCAGAATGTGTAAAAAGAAATCATAACAAAAACTGCAGCTAAGTTCATCAAAACTATTTTTGCTCCGATAATGCTGGCATACTGTGGTATGTTATTAAAGAACTAAATCCAATTGAACTCAAACTCCTATTCCTCAAATTCTTGGCACCAaagcaaaattaaagaaaagcaCAGAAAATGCCCTTTGTATAATAACAAACTCATATATAAAAACAAGCATTCAGCGGCAGCCATGAAAATTGAAGAGCTGAGAATCAAAAATTACCCTCACGACCGCAGTGATATCACGAAGAGGAGTTCGCGGGTACCAAGAAGGTAGCACACTGCTCCTGGGTCTGCCCCGGCCCGAACTCCGTTGCGCAGTTCTTGGATTATTCTCCTGACCCGAAGCCGGAGTTCTGTACAGATTCCGGCCACGCACATGTCTTGGAGTTCCAAAGCCTCCCCTTCCCCCAATGAACCGTCCACGTGTTGCCGGTGTCGCCACTTGCCTGACCGGGGCCGGGGATCCGAACAAATTCGGACCCACTTCTGGGTCGTCAATAAGAATTCCAGTACCGGGCGTTCTGCGGCGAGCGAAAATGGCAGCATGGTCCACAGGCCTCACCAATCTATCCCTTGATTCAGGCATTGTAAATATAATGGTTTTAACTGAAACAAAAACCGAAAAATAAGTTAGAATTAGATCAAAAAGAGAGGTACAGAGTGGTTGGGGTTTAGGTTTGTTCTTGATGAATAGGCAATGAAAAAGAGCAAGAAGCTCTCAATGAAGGAAACTCGAAATTGgcaatttttttgaatgaattaaTGGGCGGTATTAACATTACAGAAAaccaaactcttttttttttttctttttttttcttctgaaaattcaattttcaaatttgtgcAAATGGCGGGATGTGTAAACTGGACTCTTGGGGTTTGGACCAATTTCGAGGTCCATCTATTTTTGGGCTTATCATATTTTCCCCTACAAATGGCGGGATGAGTAAGTAAACTGTGCTAAAGTTGTTTTCGTAATTGGCCCACATAATAAGCATTAATGTTGAGCAACAATTGCTTATATAAATTTGTCTTTTGCTTGTGaagtatttatattttcatattggTAAATTTTGATTTCGTAGATGTTTACTAATTATCGAGacattggttttttatttatttatatttatagcTATGGATTTGTCTAAATAAGGATTCAGATTTCAGAAGGCCCAATATTAATATTGTTAGTAATAAAACAGAGAGAAACTAACTATTTACACATGGTATTACAAGAATTACATCTTTTTTAAACTATAGTTTTTTATGAGATTTAACGGTTATAAAATGTCAGCTATTTATGTcattattaaacatttattatcccacaaaataaatatgtaaGTTTATGGATTCCAGATCCTATTAAGATCCTCAATATAAATGTGTAATAAGTTATAATAACTTACCAATCAAATATAGAAATAGTGGCATGTCTTCCCTAGCCTACCAATTTGTATTTATTGTCTCATTCATATACagtaaaattaatcattttagaAAGTTccgttttcttcttctctttgc
The DNA window shown above is from Quercus lobata isolate SW786 chromosome 7, ValleyOak3.0 Primary Assembly, whole genome shotgun sequence and carries:
- the LOC115952286 gene encoding protein POLYCHOME-like, yielding MPESRDRLVRPVDHAAIFARRRTPGTGILIDDPEVGPNLFGSPAPVRQVATPATRGRFIGGRGGFGTPRHVRGRNLYRTPASGQENNPRTAQRSSGRGRPRSSVLPSWYPRTPLRDITAVVRAIERTRARLGDVEGQQIESTVPEGQRVLDPSVTQSSAQLKHNISMVSPSLAVGVKPRTPAVGKVPKILLGITNQNAGESEFLTPQKKLLNSIDTVEKVVMEELQKLKRTPSAKKAEREKRIRTLMSMR